The Accipiter gentilis chromosome Z, bAccGen1.1, whole genome shotgun sequence DNA window TTCAAACAGTTCTAGAAGATCCTCTAAGGATGGAGAGACAACTCTTACAACCCTTAAGAAAGAGGCTAAGTTTGAACTACGAGCTTTTCATGAAGACAAaaagccctcaaagctctttgaagatgaggaagagaaggaaaaatacagggTCCGCAAAGTGAGACCATCAGAGGAAATGATGGAacttgaaaaggaaagaagggaacTCATTAAAAGCCAGGCTgtcaagaaaaaccccaacattgcCACCAAATGGTGGAACCCTCCCCAAGAGAAGACCCTGGAGGATCAACTGGATGAAGAGCATCTGGAGTCCCACAAGAAGTACAAGGAGCGCAAggagagacagcagcagcaaggtgTAACACCAACATCCCCCAAACAAGTCAGCTGCTCCTTTGTACCACCAGAGCCAGTCAATGTCAAGAAAGAGGATATTGTCACAGAGCAAATTGATTTCTCAGCTGCCAGAAAGCAGTTCCAGCTGATGGAGCATTCAGGTCCATCTCAGGGTCAGGCACCACCAAGACGGTCAGGAACACCCAAAATGTTCTCCATCAAACCCTTCTACAAAAGCCTCAATTCTCCGCATGTAGACAGGCCACTGTCCTCCATGACAAGACCCATTTCAGTGTGTGGGCAAACAGGACAGCTTGAAGGTAACAATGCCACTGTTGTCAAAGCACAGAAGGTCTCCTCCTGTACCTCAGAAGATGATACAAGTGCTCAGACTACCGCTGTTGACCCAGTAAGAGAATTACCAAGCAGTGATAGCCCCAGAGCTGGACAGGCCTCAAAACTGTGGGCAGAGGATGGAGAATTCATGAGTGCGAGAGCTGTCTTCACGGTGGTGAAGGATGATGGACAGGGTGTGCTAGACCAGTTCCCAAAGTCAGGCAGTGCGTCTTCCCCGCCAGAGGAGCTTGACTCCGGTTTGGATGACTTGTCTGTCAGGTCTCAGGATACTACCGTCCTGGAGACCCTTTCCAATGATTTCAGCATGGATAACATCAGCGACAGTGGTGCCTCCAATGAGACCATGAGCGCCCTGCAGGAAAGCTCGCTGGCCGATTTCTCCCTGCCACAGACCCCTCAAGCTGACACTCCGGCTGAGTGCAGGGGTGAAGGCATCTCCAAGTCGTTCAGTGACCTGGGCTGTGACTCGCCCTCCTCTGCTGGGGCAGACTCCGTGCTGATTGATGACCAGCTGGCGTATCATGCTGGCCTGTTGGTTCAAAATGCCATCCAACAAGCCATAGCCGAGCAGGCGGATAAAGCAAactgcaaggaagaagaaatcCCAGTGGAGAAGGAGATCTCAGTCAAAGAGCAGCCAGCCACCACCAGGCCAGCTCCAGCCTCCAAGGAGCAGCAGAACCCAATGTTTGAGCCACCCCAGGTGTCTTCACCTGTTCAGGAAAAAAGGGACACCATACCAAAGACTTCAAAAGAGGAAGACTCAGAACTCAGGGAAGGGAAGAGTTTGCAGCAGTCGCCTGTGTACTCAGCCAACCAGCCATTCCTTGTGGAGGAAAGCAGGCACGAAGTCAGCTATTTCAGCAAGTATTCAGAGGCAGCTGAGCTGAGGAGCACTGCCTCCATCCTGGCCACGCAGGAGCCTGAAGTGACTGTGGGCCCTTTCAAGTTACGGTCAAGGAAGCAGCGGACTTTGTCGATGATAGAAGAAGAGATCAGAGCTGCCCAGGAACGAGAAGAGGAGCTGAAGAGGCAGCGGCAAGGTCTGCAAGTGGCACCAAGTCATATTATGAAGAGTGCACCACCCATGCCCACCAGAACTATGTCTTACAAAACTGCACCAGGTAAGCGTCAGAGGAGAAGTGAAATGTGACTGAAGGGTCAGGTCAGATTTGGTTTTATGTCATTTCTGAATGAATACGTTGTTTTGCAGGGGGCGGGAGGGTTGTCATGACTTCATCTGCCTGGaaactgcaggcaggaggagggcatGGGACAACCCAAATTTCTGTCTGTGAGCATGCCTGTaggcatttttggttttttcccaaatGTAGCGTAGAAGTAACTTGCTTACCCTGCTGATCATCATTAGGAAACCCTGTGCTTTGTTCATCCTCTGCCACGTTGTGGCATGACATGTCTACCCACTGAAATTTAGGATTTTCACAAGGAAGGATAGCAGTGGTTTTTTGCAGGTCTGTGGCTGTCTGAAAGACAAACATACAAAGCCTTTTTTAACAGGCTTACTGTTCTCTTGCACTTCACTAAGAAAGTGCAAAGGTAGTGGAGATGTACAGATTTGGGGATTTTGCATTGGattcatttttgtgtgtgttttgctttctgttttcaggtatttcttccttttcttaatGGACTTTGGTAAAAAGACCTCCAGAGCTGTGAGTTGCCATGTATTTCAGCTGGTATCATTCACTAATGGATGAGACAGGCATCACAAACAAGATGCTTAATAGATTCAGTAGAAGTCCTCCTCTGACTGATCAGCTTCTGGGTCCTTGAGGTGGCATTCACAGCAGTTGCAGCATATCttgctcctccttccccttttcaaaaaataaaatcaagcactCATGCCTTGTTAATACAACataaagaaggaaatcttaaaaaaaaaaaattgtagtgaTTTTTATGAGTGTAGACCTACATATGCTTTGCAAGTACTTAGAAGTTTTTATTAACAGTGATCATTGTGAAGAAGTATTAATTTTACCCAGAGTACTTAAATTCCATCCTTATTTCCACTGGTGTAAATCCGAGCCAGTGATGCTTCAAAAAATTGTGCAGCATGatccttttcttttgaaagtcatGGCAAACTTGAATAAGGTCTGGATTTAGTCCATTACCCAGTCTGATTGTGAACTTGGAGTGTTATGCAGCACATAAATAGCtaattcttggttttgtttcttctgcaaagaGGATGATTTTAACCTGTGTTTCTTGCCAAAAAATGCAGCAGATGTCAATAATTTCTTTGAAGTGCTATTGTTATTACACCCATAGAACAGCATTTTTGATAGGGAGTCTCCATAAACTGAGGTGTTTTGAGCCTGACAAGATGTGAGAGACAGGGCACCATAGACCTCAGCTAGGAGAAGGTGTGCTTGTATAAAGGTGTGCTCAAGACCACTTTCAAAGACAGCATCATCTGTAGCTGCAAGTGCTCAAAATGAGGCTGATAATGGTTGCTTTTTACTAACAAGTGATGTTGGAAGGGCTGCTGACACTAATGCTTGTTTTAATGGAGCATCTGGGAAAACAGTGTACTTCTGCTTGTTATTATTTCTCTACACAACAAGGCATTTACTTTGTGTCTGATGTGAAAATGTTCATTGTGAATTACATTCTAGCGAGAATGATAAACTTATATTTATAATGAATCATTCCAGACAGTTTCCTTTAAAGGTCCAACTGCTGTATGTTCAAAAAAGGAAATTGGGATCTATTAGCCAGTGACTCAAGCTACTGCAATTTGCAGCTGGTGACAAGGCAAAGAATTAATTTCTAGGAAAAGGATGAATATGTGGCAATGTGTAAGGATGTCATtgatcaaaaaacccacaaagagcATTGCCAAAGTCACTCTTAAGTCTGCTACTTCTGGTGCTTTCTAAACAGCAGATGTGCTCAGCAGAGCTCTCAGCTGGTGGAAATTAGCTTGGCACCCTTAGCGTTGCAGGATGCATACCCTTAGCTCATCTCATCCTTGCTGTCCCTTTAGCCAGCTGTGTTGCAGTTAAAGCTTGCAGGCATCCTTAAAAGTAGGGAGAAGGGATACCATGCAGTCTCTTGGAAGATTTCAGCAAcgttccttttattttaatacttaCGGCATGTTTTCAATATTTACAAAAACGGAGGCAAAAGCTAATTCAGCAGAGGCAACAAAATCTAGCTGTAAAGCTTCATTGCGGCCACTTACAGAggtgagagcagaaaagaaaatctacttGTGGTAGGCACAGTAAGGAATATGCTGTAGAACATGTCTGTTACTGTAATCCAAATATCTAGTTTcacatagaaaaataataataataatagtaatagcagTAGTAGTAAcaagaagaagaagcagaaacAGAGGAACTTTTGTCACCAAATTGCGTTTGCCAAAGAAAGAATTGGCACTCTTCTTTTAACATCAAGATACCTCAGCAGAAAGGGAATAGGGGGTCAAGTCTAAATTTGAAAAAATGCCTTGCTAATCCATAAGTGGGCAAGTGTAAACTCACCAGAACTCTTTTGAGGAGGTGCAGTAATTAACTTAAATAGCAATGGCCTACCTATCAGGTTGCTTTTTCGTGGTGGACTGGGCAGAATAGCTATACTAGGACTCCTGGTGGTCCCTAGTTATTTATTACTCCCATTTCACTTCTTTGAACCATTGTTATGTGGATAACAGAAACAGAAACCGCAAAAAAGGACTAGAGGGAACTGAATTGCTACTTTGACTGAGGTGTGGAAGATTAACACAATTCGTGTGGGTGTATGTGTGAAATAACTGCTAATTAGTTTAGATAGCAAACAGGCTGTTTTTATCACCATGACATGCAATTTTCATACAACTGATGGTAACACTAAACTTGGTGTCTGCCAACCACCCAGCAGAAGCCATCATGGTTCCTAGTAATAAATGTCTGTACTGCTAGTAAGTATCCTTTAAAGCTGTTTGGGATGATTTGAAGCAGCTTTTTAACCCATCTCAGATCACTGGAGCAAAACACAGAGTAATTTCAGTGGAACACAACTATGTGTTGTGTGCACACAGGACAAGACCTTCTCCAGAGTACACCTGGACAGGTGAAGGGCAGAACGTATGCGAACTCCTTTCCCAAAAAGTTGGGCTTCCTGCATAAGGAgccccaagaaagaaaaaaaatatgcttgagCATGGCTAAAAAGAGAGTCACTGTGGATCCCCAAATATTTGTGGAGCTGTATTTAAATTTGAACATTTCCTGTGTTGTTTTGCTGCAGCACCTGGCTGCCCTTGGTGAGGGGTtgagcagctgcacagctggCCAGTGGTTTTCTCCTACAATGTGTGGTCGGTACACCATCCCTCCTGGGCAGACCAACTGGGGCTGTTTGACAGTTTATTCAAACAGGATGATGCGTGTGTGACACGAGAGGATCCAGCATACATTTGGTGGTGTAATTCCCATGTTGCTTTTATTAGGAGTACTTAGACTTGTGTCTAACTTCCTGTAGTGCCTGGCTCAAGTATTTCTGTTCAACAAAGGAGGTGTGAAAATCACTATATGAGGGGTCTCGGTTCAGTGAAGGCTTTTCTGTTGGAGAGAAACCCTTTGTGAATATTTGCTGTCTCATGACAAGCCATGAGGAAATCCCCGACATGAGAAGCCATGCCTGGGAGAAGCTTTCCTGAAGCTGCCACATCTGCCTTTTTGGTGTTTGTCACAAAAGCATTGCCAGGTGAGGCAGAAGGCACGCTGCATTCCCTGCACCCATCTGCAGGTGCTTAGACCCACCTGCACACGCATCTGGGAGAGCTGCCCACCAAGCATTCATCTTCTGTTGTCTTCAGCTGATGAACCAGGTGAGAGAATTTCAGTGAGTGGCAAAAGCCCAGGGCGGCAGTTGCAGTTTAGAGATGCAAATGATCAGGAACCTTTAAATTTCAGGTAACTTCCCTTCAAAAGGGGAGGTGGGGGACTGTTGTattctttcttctccttgctgCTTCTCCTGAGTGACAGCTCTGGACGGTAAGCATCTGTCAGAGGAGCCACTTCAGCCTGAAAaccattttccactttctttttcaCTAGTAAATACCTACACTAAGGAAACTTCTCAGGTTCAACCGCAGCCTGAAGGTATTTTTTGTATGgtgggaagagaagcagaaactttgggacaaaatatttttaatatttgtggCCATTGCAAACTTTTTAATGCCCTGTATACATGTAAAGAATAAGGATCAGGTATAATACATATGCAtgaatgcctttttaaaatgagaattttgagCAAGGCTACAGCAGAAATTAAGCCTCTGAGTTTACAGAAGATACTGTTTCCTTACGCCTTTATAAGCACCAGTATGAAAAAAGCGAAGTTCAACATTCTTTTCAAGGATTCCTCTGGAGTGCTCATCACTCATCCCCTGAACACCTCCAGGAGTGCCTTAACAGCATACTAACCCAGCTCATTTGCCATTTGCTCTCTTATTCCTTCCCTAGCAGAGAATGTGTATGAAGTGAGAGAATCTTCAAGACGttagttttttaatgttttcttgtttgtgtgtttgcataTTCATGTTGCTTTACCTGGTGTTCAAGAAGACCAACGAAGCCCACCTTTCACCTGGAGTGGTAATGAGGCTCCACATTACcagagggacttttttttttttttcacatattttaacTATCCCCTGACTCCAGCACAGACTAGTCTCCTAAAACAATCTCTTGCTGAAATACCTTATTAGTTTTCTCTGCTGTGCAGGTGTCTTTAAAAATGCCAACAGCATCGGTAAAATAGTTGCTCTTACTTCTGTGAAGCCCCATTCTTCCCATCTCCTTTGTACCTTAGTTAACACGATATGGTGGCCCTTGGTACTCGCTGGTTACTTAGTCATGGCTCAGGCCCTTGTCCCAGGGCCTCACCTTGGTCACTCTTCCATCTTGATATTGCAGCAAATCAGCTGAGCATCCTTCCTCAGCTTGCAGCAAGTGCTTGAACACCTGTCAGGCTCCACAGGGTGGATAAATCACCATCCCAGCCCCTCTTGCTCCCCAGAGCTGTGCAGAGGTTTTGGTTCGAAGAAAGCTAATTTGTCCCCAGCTTTTACACATCTTTGATTTTGCAGAGAGGGCTCAGGCGATGTCTTGCAGCCACCAGACTGGGACACAGCAGCACCTGTCCCTTCCCTGagctttcccttcccctctccagggCTGAGAAAGGGCGTTCTCCATAGGAGCATCTCCCACCTGCCCCAAATAGCACAAGAGGCAGGAAATTAAGAGAAATCAAATTCCAGGAGCTTCCTACTAGATTGCTGAAGCCAGAGAGTGGAGGAAGCCATCACCAGAACTGAAGCCACAGGACATTTTTGGAGTCCCTgtgaaagtggaagaaaaagtaaatgtgtAGGTGAAGATTTGTGATGCTATCGCCTGTACTCGATAGCTTGCAACAGCTCTAAAGGTGACCTCAGAGGACTACCTTCCCCTGGAGAGGAAGACACTGCTGATAACCACTGTTAACTTGCAAGTGTGACCATCAGGCTGCAGTTTTTGCTAGTATCCCTCAATTGTGACCCTGCTTCCATTTGAGTCAGAGCACAGGTACTTTAACTCAGCTTACATTTGGGCAAGGACTACCAGCAGTGCCTGTGCATCAGGTGTGGGCATGGGACTGTAGAAGTAGAAAGTGCCTGTGATCATCATGTCTTATGATGATTTTATGCTGAGTGACTCTTCTTCCTGAGAACTGTACCTTATCTGGATGAAAATCTgccagaagaaaattaacccagCAACAATTCTAACATAGTCCAAACTGACAGAATAGCTCTACAATGGACTGAAGCTCTGCATGATGTTCACGGAGTTTTTCTGTGGTTGTTCTGAGAGCCCTGAAGCCTCAGACACCCCATCATCTAACCACAACCTCACTGATGGCTGTGCTGGTTGCTTGCCTTTCTGACACAGTTGGCACTGGTAGAATCTCTCTCTTCCACCTGTCTACCTCTTCTCAGAAAATTTTTAGGAACTTACTCTTCTGTGAAAAGTAGTTGAAATGATGCCCTGAATTCCTGAGTTTTTAGTGGAATTCACTTACACAGAGAAAATGGTTATATAAGCATAATTTCTTGTGGatacaaaccaacaaaccactgTTCCCTTGTGGGCGAATCTCCTTATAACCTTGGCTTGTCTGTTTGTGAAAAGGGAACAGTGACACTGTTCATGTTGACACTGCCCAGCATGCACAGAA harbors:
- the PALM2AKAP2 gene encoding A-kinase anchor protein 2 isoform X8; this encodes MAEAELHKERLQAIAEKRKRQTEIEGKRQQLEDQILQLQHFKSKALREKWLLQGIPAGSAEEEEARRRQSEEDELKVKKLEENIHRLEQEIQKLESEESQISAKEQIILEKLKETEKSFDNLQKNFSHQDGGAGGLDMLPRDLPGPCSCESPKAEEGAGKSSRIPEDDIRLRKNRDQNCANSLEPATVLATKEEKMEIEVPVSEHKSITTVASPHPIDNPTHYFSPAASHNGLKDRHESLDSEVAKEIRYLDEVLEANCCDSAADNTFNGTSSPEPSVVSIMDGSGASVNVNNDSVPSEREENVADKQAPLVVEPREGSITDENLKSNGHSLGGLKENTRESLKVPGSPTSSNSSRRSSKDGETTLTTLKKEAKFELRAFHEDKKPSKLFEDEEEKEKYRVRKVRPSEEMMELEKERRELIKSQAVKKNPNIATKWWNPPQEKTLEDQLDEEHLESHKKYKERKERQQQQGVTPTSPKQVSCSFVPPEPVNVKKEDIVTEQIDFSAARKQFQLMEHSGPSQGQAPPRRSGTPKMFSIKPFYKSLNSPHVDRPLSSMTRPISVCGQTGQLEGNNATVVKAQKVSSCTSEDDTSAQTTAVDPVRELPSSDSPRAGQASKLWAEDGEFMSARAVFTVVKDDGQGVLDQFPKSGSASSPPEELDSGLDDLSVRSQDTTVLETLSNDFSMDNISDSGASNETMSALQESSLADFSLPQTPQADTPAECRGEGISKSFSDLGCDSPSSAGADSVLIDDQLAYHAGLLVQNAIQQAIAEQADKANCKEEEIPVEKEISVKEQPATTRPAPASKEQQNPMFEPPQVSSPVQEKRDTIPKTSKEEDSELREGKSLQQSPVYSANQPFLVEESRHEVSYFSKYSEAAELRSTASILATQEPEVTVGPFKLRSRKQRTLSMIEEEIRAAQEREEELKRQRQGLQVAPSHIMKSAPPMPTRTMSYKTAPGKIEKIKPPPSPTTEGPISQSDPPPEEPAGAQRPKNLMQTLMEDYETHKTKRRERMDDSSVLEATRVNRRKSALALRWEAGIYANREEDE
- the PALM2AKAP2 gene encoding A-kinase anchor protein 2 isoform X6, whose amino-acid sequence is MAEAELHKERLQAIAEKRKRQTEIEGKRQQLEDQILQLQHFKSKALREKWLLQGIPAGSAEEEEARRRQSEEDELKVKKLEENIHRLEQEIQKLESEESQISAKEQIILEKLKETEKSFDNLQKNFSHQDGDAVNYIYSQIPELPTLYSRTAEPVPGWDGASRVAGAGGLDMLPRDLPGPCSCESPKAEEGAGKSSRIPEDDIRLRKNRDQNCANSLEPATVLATKEEKMEIEVPVSEHKSITTVASPHPIDNPTHYFSPAASHNGLKDRHESLDSEVAKEIRYLDEVLEANCCDSAADNTFNGTSSPEPSVVSIMDGSGASVNVNNDSVPSEREENVADKQAPLVVEPREGSITDENLKSNGHSLGGLKENTRESLKVPGSPTSSNSSRRSSKDGETTLTTLKKEAKFELRAFHEDKKPSKLFEDEEEKEKYRVRKVRPSEEMMELEKERRELIKSQAVKKNPNIATKWWNPPQEKTLEDQLDEEHLESHKKYKERKERQQQQGVTPTSPKQVSCSFVPPEPVNVKKEDIVTEQIDFSAARKQFQLMEHSGPSQGQAPPRRSGTPKMFSIKPFYKSLNSPHVDRPLSSMTRPISVCGQTGQLEGNNATVVKAQKVSSCTSEDDTSAQTTAVDPVRELPSSDSPRAGQASKLWAEDGEFMSARAVFTVVKDDGQGVLDQFPKSGSASSPPEELDSGLDDLSVRSQDTTVLETLSNDFSMDNISDSGASNETMSALQESSLADFSLPQTPQADTPAECRGEGISKSFSDLGCDSPSSAGADSVLIDDQLAYHAGLLVQNAIQQAIAEQADKANCKEEEIPVEKEISVKEQPATTRPAPASKEQQNPMFEPPQVSSPVQEKRDTIPKTSKEEDSELREGKSLQQSPVYSANQPFLVEESRHEVSYFSKYSEAAELRSTASILATQEPEVTVGPFKLRSRKQRTLSMIEEEIRAAQEREEELKRQRQGLQVAPSHIMKSAPPMPTRTMSYKTAPGKIEKIKPPPSPTTEGPISQSDPPPEEPAGAQRPKNLMQTLMEDYETHKTKRRERMDDSSVLEATRVNRRKSALALRWEAGIYANREEDE
- the PALM2AKAP2 gene encoding A-kinase anchor protein 2 isoform X5, producing the protein MAEAELHKERLQAIAEKRKRQTEIEGKRQQLEDQILQLQHFKSKALREKWLLQGIPAGSAEEEEARRRQSEEDELKVKKLEENIHRLEQEIQKLESEESQISAKEQIILEKLKETEKSFDNLQKNFSHQDGDAVNYIYSQIPELPTLYSRTAEPVPGWDGASRVAGAGGLDMLPRDLPGPCSCESPKAEEGAGKSSRIPEDDIRLRKNRDQNCANSLEPATVLATKEEKMEIEVPVSEHKSITTVASPHPIDNPTHYFSPAASHNGLKDRHESLDSEVAKEIRYLDEVLEANCCDSAADNTFNGTSSPEPSVVSIMDGSGASVNVNNDSVPSEREENVADKQAPLVVEPREGSITDENLKSNGHSLGGLKENTRESLKVPGSPTSSNSSRRSSKDGETTLTTLKKEAKFELRAFHEDKKPSKLFEDEEEKEKYRVRKVRPSEEMMELEKERRELIKSQAVKKNPNIATKWWNPPQEKTLEDQLDEEHLESHKKYKERKERQQQQGVTPTSPKQVSCSFVPPEPVNVKKEDIVTEQIDFSAARKQFQLMEHSGPSQGQAPPRRSGTPKMFSIKPFYKSLNSPHVDRPLSSMTRPISVCGQTGQLEGNNATVVKAQKVSSCTSEDDTSAQTTAVDPVRELPSSDSPRAGQASKLWAEDGEFMSARAVFTVVKDDGQGVLDQFPKSGSASSPPEELDSGLDDLSVRSQDTTVLETLSNDFSMDNISDSGASNETMSALQESSLADFSLPQTPQADTPAECRGEGISKSFSDLGCDSPSSAGADSVLIDDQLAYHAGLLVQNAIQQAIAEQADKANCKEEEIPVEKEISVKEQPATTRPAPASKEQQNPMFEPPQVSSPVQEKRDTIPKTSKEEDSELREGKSLQQSPVYSANQPFLVEESRHEVSYFSKYSEAAELRSTASILATQEPEVTVGPFKLRSRKQRTLSMIEEEIRAAQEREEELKRQRQGLQVAPSHIMKSAPPMPTRTMSYKTAPGKIEKIKPPPSPTTEGPISQSDPPPEEPAGAQRPKNLMQTLMEDYETHKTKRRERMDDSSYTCKLLSSKVTSEVLEATRVNRRKSALALRWEAGIYANREEDE
- the PALM2AKAP2 gene encoding A-kinase anchor protein 2 isoform X7, producing MAEAELHKERLQAIAEKRKRQTEIEGKRQQLEDQILQLQHFKSKALREKWLLQGIPAGSAEEEEARRRQSEEDELKVKKLEENIHRLEQEIQKLESEESQISAKEQIILEKLKETEKSFDNLQKNFSHQDGGAGGLDMLPRDLPGPCSCESPKAEEGAGKSSRIPEDDIRLRKNRDQNCANSLEPATVLATKEEKMEIEVPVSEHKSITTVASPHPIDNPTHYFSPAASHNGLKDRHESLDSEVAKEIRYLDEVLEANCCDSAADNTFNGTSSPEPSVVSIMDGSGASVNVNNDSVPSEREENVADKQAPLVVEPREGSITDENLKSNGHSLGGLKENTRESLKVPGSPTSSNSSRRSSKDGETTLTTLKKEAKFELRAFHEDKKPSKLFEDEEEKEKYRVRKVRPSEEMMELEKERRELIKSQAVKKNPNIATKWWNPPQEKTLEDQLDEEHLESHKKYKERKERQQQQGVTPTSPKQVSCSFVPPEPVNVKKEDIVTEQIDFSAARKQFQLMEHSGPSQGQAPPRRSGTPKMFSIKPFYKSLNSPHVDRPLSSMTRPISVCGQTGQLEGNNATVVKAQKVSSCTSEDDTSAQTTAVDPVRELPSSDSPRAGQASKLWAEDGEFMSARAVFTVVKDDGQGVLDQFPKSGSASSPPEELDSGLDDLSVRSQDTTVLETLSNDFSMDNISDSGASNETMSALQESSLADFSLPQTPQADTPAECRGEGISKSFSDLGCDSPSSAGADSVLIDDQLAYHAGLLVQNAIQQAIAEQADKANCKEEEIPVEKEISVKEQPATTRPAPASKEQQNPMFEPPQVSSPVQEKRDTIPKTSKEEDSELREGKSLQQSPVYSANQPFLVEESRHEVSYFSKYSEAAELRSTASILATQEPEVTVGPFKLRSRKQRTLSMIEEEIRAAQEREEELKRQRQGLQVAPSHIMKSAPPMPTRTMSYKTAPGKIEKIKPPPSPTTEGPISQSDPPPEEPAGAQRPKNLMQTLMEDYETHKTKRRERMDDSSYTCKLLSSKVTSEVLEATRVNRRKSALALRWEAGIYANREEDE
- the PALM2AKAP2 gene encoding A-kinase anchor protein 2 isoform X9, with the translated sequence MFRYTAPWQVLCLSMEQGLRKSSRIPEDDIRLRKNRDQNCANSLEPATVLATKEEKMEIEVPVSEHKSITTVASPHPIDNPTHYFSPAASHNGLKDRHESLDSEVAKEIRYLDEVLEANCCDSAADNTFNGTSSPEPSVVSIMDGSGASVNVNNDSVPSEREENVADKQAPLVVEPREGSITDENLKSNGHSLGGLKENTRESLKVPGSPTSSNSSRRSSKDGETTLTTLKKEAKFELRAFHEDKKPSKLFEDEEEKEKYRVRKVRPSEEMMELEKERRELIKSQAVKKNPNIATKWWNPPQEKTLEDQLDEEHLESHKKYKERKERQQQQGVTPTSPKQVSCSFVPPEPVNVKKEDIVTEQIDFSAARKQFQLMEHSGPSQGQAPPRRSGTPKMFSIKPFYKSLNSPHVDRPLSSMTRPISVCGQTGQLEGNNATVVKAQKVSSCTSEDDTSAQTTAVDPVRELPSSDSPRAGQASKLWAEDGEFMSARAVFTVVKDDGQGVLDQFPKSGSASSPPEELDSGLDDLSVRSQDTTVLETLSNDFSMDNISDSGASNETMSALQESSLADFSLPQTPQADTPAECRGEGISKSFSDLGCDSPSSAGADSVLIDDQLAYHAGLLVQNAIQQAIAEQADKANCKEEEIPVEKEISVKEQPATTRPAPASKEQQNPMFEPPQVSSPVQEKRDTIPKTSKEEDSELREGKSLQQSPVYSANQPFLVEESRHEVSYFSKYSEAAELRSTASILATQEPEVTVGPFKLRSRKQRTLSMIEEEIRAAQEREEELKRQRQGLQVAPSHIMKSAPPMPTRTMSYKTAPGKIEKIKPPPSPTTEGPISQSDPPPEEPAGAQRPKNLMQTLMEDYETHKTKRRERMDDSSYTCKLLSSKVTSEVLEATRVNRRKSALALRWEAGIYANREEDE
- the PALM2AKAP2 gene encoding A-kinase anchor protein 2 isoform X10, which encodes MFRYTAPWQVLCLSMEQGLRKSSRIPEDDIRLRKNRDQNCANSLEPATVLATKEEKMEIEVPVSEHKSITTVASPHPIDNPTHYFSPAASHNGLKDRHESLDSEVAKEIRYLDEVLEANCCDSAADNTFNGTSSPEPSVVSIMDGSGASVNVNNDSVPSEREENVADKQAPLVVEPREGSITDENLKSNGHSLGGLKENTRESLKVPGSPTSSNSSRRSSKDGETTLTTLKKEAKFELRAFHEDKKPSKLFEDEEEKEKYRVRKVRPSEEMMELEKERRELIKSQAVKKNPNIATKWWNPPQEKTLEDQLDEEHLESHKKYKERKERQQQQGVTPTSPKQVSCSFVPPEPVNVKKEDIVTEQIDFSAARKQFQLMEHSGPSQGQAPPRRSGTPKMFSIKPFYKSLNSPHVDRPLSSMTRPISVCGQTGQLEGNNATVVKAQKVSSCTSEDDTSAQTTAVDPVRELPSSDSPRAGQASKLWAEDGEFMSARAVFTVVKDDGQGVLDQFPKSGSASSPPEELDSGLDDLSVRSQDTTVLETLSNDFSMDNISDSGASNETMSALQESSLADFSLPQTPQADTPAECRGEGISKSFSDLGCDSPSSAGADSVLIDDQLAYHAGLLVQNAIQQAIAEQADKANCKEEEIPVEKEISVKEQPATTRPAPASKEQQNPMFEPPQVSSPVQEKRDTIPKTSKEEDSELREGKSLQQSPVYSANQPFLVEESRHEVSYFSKYSEAAELRSTASILATQEPEVTVGPFKLRSRKQRTLSMIEEEIRAAQEREEELKRQRQGLQVAPSHIMKSAPPMPTRTMSYKTAPGKIEKIKPPPSPTTEGPISQSDPPPEEPAGAQRPKNLMQTLMEDYETHKTKRRERMDDSSVLEATRVNRRKSALALRWEAGIYANREEDE
- the PALM2AKAP2 gene encoding A-kinase anchor protein 2 isoform X11, producing MEIEVPVSEHKSITTVASPHPIDNPTHYFSPAASHNGLKDRHESLDSEVAKEIRYLDEVLEANCCDSAADNTFNGTSSPEPSVVSIMDGSGASVNVNNDSVPSEREENVADKQAPLVVEPREGSITDENLKSNGHSLGGLKENTRESLKVPGSPTSSNSSRRSSKDGETTLTTLKKEAKFELRAFHEDKKPSKLFEDEEEKEKYRVRKVRPSEEMMELEKERRELIKSQAVKKNPNIATKWWNPPQEKTLEDQLDEEHLESHKKYKERKERQQQQGVTPTSPKQVSCSFVPPEPVNVKKEDIVTEQIDFSAARKQFQLMEHSGPSQGQAPPRRSGTPKMFSIKPFYKSLNSPHVDRPLSSMTRPISVCGQTGQLEGNNATVVKAQKVSSCTSEDDTSAQTTAVDPVRELPSSDSPRAGQASKLWAEDGEFMSARAVFTVVKDDGQGVLDQFPKSGSASSPPEELDSGLDDLSVRSQDTTVLETLSNDFSMDNISDSGASNETMSALQESSLADFSLPQTPQADTPAECRGEGISKSFSDLGCDSPSSAGADSVLIDDQLAYHAGLLVQNAIQQAIAEQADKANCKEEEIPVEKEISVKEQPATTRPAPASKEQQNPMFEPPQVSSPVQEKRDTIPKTSKEEDSELREGKSLQQSPVYSANQPFLVEESRHEVSYFSKYSEAAELRSTASILATQEPEVTVGPFKLRSRKQRTLSMIEEEIRAAQEREEELKRQRQGLQVAPSHIMKSAPPMPTRTMSYKTAPGKIEKIKPPPSPTTEGPISQSDPPPEEPAGAQRPKNLMQTLMEDYETHKTKRRERMDDSSYTCKLLSSKVTSEVLEATRVNRRKSALALRWEAGIYANREEDE